A genomic stretch from Pseudoliparis swirei isolate HS2019 ecotype Mariana Trench chromosome 18, NWPU_hadal_v1, whole genome shotgun sequence includes:
- the usp4 gene encoding ubiquitin carboxyl-terminal hydrolase 4, with product MMAEGGGPEPGGAADSDSEPVAAQMLTPSTENQKQTIGSLLKATLRRGDEWYLIDSRWFKQWKKYVGFDSWDMFNVGERSLYPGPIDNSGLFSDQETQVLKEHLIDELDYVLVPTEAWKKLVCWYGCLEGQRPIIRKVVEHGMFVKHCKVEVYLLELNLCENDNMDNVVTRHFSKADTIDTIEKEMRTLFNIPSEKETRLWNKYMSNTYEQLNKPDSTVQDAGLFQGQVLVIERRNEDGTWPRQASHPKSSTTPSRNFTTSPKLSSNSTASISSTVTNGDSSCSPGYTLNNSTSSGNRLGGYNSYSSSYNYRESQSQPGLCGLSNLGNTCFMNSALQCLSNASTLTEYFLNDQYEAEINRENPLGMRGEIAEAYADLVKQMWLSRSSYVAPRTFKTQVGRFAPQFSGYQQQDSQELLAFLLDGLHEDLNRVKKKPYLAVRDAEGRADETVAKEAWTNHRLRNDSIIVDIFHGLFKSTLVCPECSMVSVTFDPFCYLTLPLPMKKDRTMEVFLVRSDPQSRPTQYRMVVPKLGTVTDLCIALSKLCGFPQENMVVADVYNHRFHKIYRRDDGLNQIMEKDDIFVYEVQEEDSERMNLPVYFRERHSKHAGSSSSTMLFGQPLLITVPRHNLIADVLYDKIVERIGRYVKKTQSPNSESRPSASASASASASTSASASSPPTASVSSPASASATVASCSQAPECSTSSSLNASLGGCGSPLSDGASCSASSSNGSNHSETCNETNGLYDGEEEAMDHQVSPERENGQSEEDEEETSDLENGSKGASAKQSSSPAKLFTFSIVNSYGTANISPLPCDGNVLKLNPHSTVAIDWDAASKKLSYDEQEAEAYEKHESMLQAQKKKATVALRECIELFTTMETLGEHDPWYCPTCKKHQQATKKFDLWSLPQILVVHLKRFSYNRCWRDKLDTVVDFPIRDLNMSEFVCDPKAGPFVYDLVAVSNHYGGMGGGHYTAYGKNKVDGKWYYFDDSSVSSASEDQIVTKAAYVLFYQRRDEEAPSKPQPSGSLGGAPEAADDHMDTN from the exons ATGATGGCCGAGGGAGGCGGACCCGAGCCGGGTGGCGCGGCGGACTCCGACTCGGAGCCGGTAGCCGCTCAAATGCTAACACCTTCAACCGAAAATCAAAAGCAGACTATTGGGTCACTTTTGAAGGCGACTTTAAGAAGGGGAGACGAATG GTATCTAATAGACAGTCGGTGGTTCAAACAATGGAAGAAGTATGTTGGATTTGACAGCTGGGACATGTTCAATGTTGGAGAACGTAGCCTCTATCCAGGACCAATTGATAACTCTGGGCTTTTCTCAG ACCAGGAGACTCAGGTCCTGAAAGAGCACCTTATTGATGAACTGGACTATGTCCTCGTACCAACTGAGGCATGGAAAAAACTTGTCTGCTGGTACGGCTGTCTTGAGGGCCAGAGACCTATCATCAGGAAG gtTGTTGAACATGGCATGTTTGTCAAGCACTGTAAGGTGGAGGTCTATTTGCTGGAGCTGAACTTGTGCGAGAATGACAACATGGACAATGTTGTCACACGTCATTTCAGTAAAGCTGATACTATAG ACACTATAGAGAAGGAGATGAGAACGCTGTTCAATATCCCATCAGAGAAGGAGACACGGCTCTGGAACAAATACATGAGCAACACCTACGAGCAGCTGAACAAACCAGACAGCACAGTCCAGGATGCTGGTCTCTTCCAGGGGCAG GTGCTTGTGATTGAGCGGAGGAATGAGGATGGCACATGGCCCAGACAAGCCTCCCATCCCAA ATCCAGTACTACCCCATCCAGGAATTTCACGACTTCCCCAAAACTCTCCTCCAACTCAACAGCCAGTATCTCCTCAACAGTAACCAATGGAGACAGTAGCTGTAGCCCTGGCTACACACTCAACAACAGCACATCCTCTGGTAACAG ATTGGGGGGCTACAATTCATACAGCTCCTCCTACAACTACAGGGAGTCACAGTCACAGCCTGGCCTGTGTGGTCTCAGTAATTTGGGCAACACGTGCTTCATGAACTCTGCCCTCCAG TGCCTGAGCAATGCATCTACACTCACAGAGTACTTCCTCAATGACCAATATGAGGCAGAGATTAACCGAGAGAATCCCCTGGGAATGAGGGGAGAGATTGCAGAGGCCTACGCAGATCTAGTCAAGCAGATGTGGCTGAGCCGCAGCAGCTACGTGGCCCCACGTACTTTCAAA ACCCAGGTCGGACGTTTTGCCCCCCAGTTTTCAGGCTACCAGCAGCAGGACTCCCAGGAGTTGTTGGCGTTCCTGCTCGATGGGCTCCATGAAGATTTAAACCGTGTCAAGAAGAAGCCTTATCTGGCTGTGAGGGATGCTGAGGGCCGTGCAGATGAG ACTGTTGCAAAGGAAGCCTGGACAAACCACCGTTTGCGCAATGACTCCATTATAGTTGATATTTTCCACGGCCTCTTCAAATCCACTTTGGTATGCCCAGAATGCTCCATGGTGTCAGTAACCTTTGACCCATTCTGCTACCTCACACTGCCTCTGCCCATGAAGAAGGACCGTACTATGGAAGTTTTCCTGGTGCGATCAGACCCTCAGTCCAGGCCAACACAG TATCGAATGGTGGTCCCCAAACTGGGAACAGTGACCGACCTTTGCATCGCCTTGTCCAAACTCTGTGGATTCCCTCAGGAAAAC ATGGTGGTGGCTGACGTATACAATCATAGGTTCCATAAAATCTATAGACGGGATGATGGTCTCAACCAAATCATGGAAAAAGATGACATCTTTGT GTATGAGGTACAGGAAGAGGACAGTGAGAGGATGAACCTCCCTGTTTATTTCAGGGAGCGCCACTCCAAGCATGCAGGAAGTTCCTCAAGCACCATGCTGTTTGGCCAGCCTTTACTCATCACCGTGCCCAGACACAACCTCATAGCAGACGTTCTTTATGACAAGATCGTCGAGAGAATTGG GCGCTATGTAAAAAAAACCCAGAGCCCCAACAGTGAAAGCAGGCCGTCGGCCTCTGCGTCGGCTTCAGCGTCGGCCTCTACGTCGGCCTCTGCGTCGTCCCCTCCGACAGCCTCAGTGTCATCCCCAGCGTCGGCCTCGGCGACCGTTGCCAGCTGCAGTCAGGCTCCTGAATGTTCCACATCGTCTAGCCTCAATGCCAGCCTGGGTGGCTGTGGCAGCCCCCTGTCAGACGGGGCCTCGTGCAGTGCCAGTTCCAGTAATGGCAGCAACCACTCAGAGACCTGCAATGAAACTAATGGTTTATATGATG gtgaggaggaggccatGGACCACCAGGTGAGTCCCGAGCGAGAGAATGGCCAGTccgaagaggatgaagaagagaccTCTGACTTGGAAAATGGGTCGAAAGGAGCCTCAGCCAAGCAGAGCTCTTCACCAGCCAAGCTCTTCACTTTCAGCATCGTCAACTCTTACGGAACAGCTAACATCAGCCCGCTGCCCTGTGATGGAAATGTCCTTAAACTGAATC CACATTCCACGGTGGCCATCGACTGGGACGCAGCATCCAAGAAACTGAGCTATGATGAACAGGAAGCCGAG GCCTATGAGAAGCATGAGAGCATGCTCCAGGCCCAAAAGAAGAAAGCCACCGTGGCTCTGAGGGAATGCATCGAGCTCTTTACAACAATGGAGACACTTGGAGAACACGATCCATG GTATTGTCCAACATGTAAGAAACACCAACAGGCCACCAAAAAGTTTGACTTGTGGTCGCTGCCCCAGATTTTGGTGGTTCATCTAAAGCGGTTCTCCTACAACCGGTGTTGGAGGGACAAGCTGGACACAGTGGTGGACTTTCCCATCAG GGATCTGAACATGTCCGAGTTTGTGTGCGATCCTAAGGCCGGCCCCTTTGTATATGACCTCGTTGCCGTGTCCAACCACTACGGAGGAATGGGAGGGGGTCACT ACACTGCTTATGGCAAGAATAAAGTGGACGGAAAGTGGTATTACTTTGATGACAGCAGTGTCTCCTCTGCCTCAGAGGACCAGATTGTG ACTAAAGCAGCCTATGTGCTGTTCTATCAGCGCAGAGACGAGGAAGCCCCCTCCAAACCTCAGCCTTCGGGCTCACTGGGAGGAGCCCCAGAAGCAGCCGATGACCACATGGACACAAACTGA
- the emc3 gene encoding ER membrane protein complex subunit 3, giving the protein MAEPELLLDSNIRLWVVLPIVFITFLVGVIRHYVSILLQSDKKLTLEQVSDSQVLIRSRILRENGKYIPKQSFLMRKFYFNNQEDGFFKQTKRKVVPPSPMTDPSMLTDMMKGNVTNVLPMILIGGWINWTFSGFVTTKVPFPLTLRFKPMLQQGIELLSLDASWVSSASWYFLNVFGLRSMYSLILGQDNGADQSRIMQEQMSGAAMAMPADTNKAFKGEWEALELTDHQWALESVEEDLMSRELDLDGMFSKELPSGIF; this is encoded by the exons ATGGCGGAGCCGGAGCTGCTGTTGGACTCCAATATCCGACTTTGGGTGGTGTTACCCATCGTCTTCATCACGTTTCTTGTCGGGGTGATACGGCATTACGTTTCCATTCTTCTGCAAAGTGACAAGAAGTTGACGTTAGAACAGGTTTCTGACAG CCAGGTTCTTATTCGGAGCAGAATCCTTAGAGAAAATGGAAAGTACATCCCCAAACAG TCTTTTTTGATGAGGAAGTTCTACTTCAATAATCAAGAAGATGGATTTTTCAAGCAGACCAAAAGAAAGGTTGTTCCGCCTTCTCCAATGACAG ATCCCAGCATGCTGACAGACATGATGAAGGGAAATGTCACCAATGTTCTTCCCATGATCCTCATTGGAGGCTGGATCAACTGGACCTTTTCAGGATTTGTAACAA CTAAGGTTCCCTTCCCTCTCACTCTGCGCTTCAAGCCAATGCTTCAGCAAGGAATAGAGCTGCTTTCACTGGATGCCTCCTG GGTGAGCTCGGCGTCATGGTATTTCCTGAACGTGTTTGGACTACGAAGCATGTACTCATTAATTCTTGGCCAAGATAATG GGGCAGATCAGTCGAGGATCATGCAGGAGCAGATGAGTGGTGCAGCCATGGCCATGCCTGCAGATACAAATAAAGCTTTCAAG GGTGAGTGGGAGGCACTGGAGCTGACGGACCATCAGTGGGCGCTAGAGAGTGTAGAGGAAGATCTGATGAGCAGAGAGCTGGACTTGGATGGCATGTTTAGCAAGGAGCTGCCGAGTGGCATCTTCTGA
- the rbm5 gene encoding LOW QUALITY PROTEIN: RNA-binding protein 5 (The sequence of the model RefSeq protein was modified relative to this genomic sequence to represent the inferred CDS: inserted 2 bases in 1 codon; deleted 3 bases in 3 codons; substituted 2 bases at 2 genomic stop codons), with product MSYLCVPLPCIHRWGATGRSGSNAESQQPGDYNGDIKGVLNTIILINIAPLSTVDGILNILAPYANLSVGNIRLIKDKQTGQIRLFTFIQLSSPLEASQLLTILHNLQPPLKLDGKTIGVDYAKSARKDSALPDGIRASALSVANTAIAAAQWSSSQLQQGSGPTSDYIALPEGCAQQTQVRQNYQLWQQQPEALAPVFGDGLLXAAPGMKTLIPAAAGVVLSQTAQVYQPVIISQPAIQPHHLVWAVDAVQPIAGVCSATPAASTVAAAVGAAPTAHTAAAPDTSVYQYDESSGYYYDPQTGLYYDPSSKYSQDHKYLDNDTIFIMLALYTTTMEGFGPSKEEERRESAAADADFFLFEKKSDVVAAYNGDSDPEEGGSERAAGDGSRMVCLLRHQQLSDLHKHNLEIQXEAELEKLERNKLELXCRDRAAERRDKYGVPEPPAQKKKFYKPPTPTVNYEQPTKNGLTSDNIGNKMLQAMGWQEDKGLGRHQQDITAPISASLRTKCTGWGIKGSSYELSASDTYKDAVPKAMFTLERDTWSC from the exons ATGTCTTATCTCTGTGTTCCTCTACCTTGTATACACAGATGGGGAGCCACCGGACGAAGTGGTTCAAATGCTGAGTCTCAACAGCCAGGAGATTACAATGGAGACATTAAGGGagttttaaata cAATCATTTTGATAAACATTGCCCCTCTTTCAACTGTTGATGGAATTTTGAACATATTGGCCCCCTATGCCAACCTATCAGTGGGCAACATCCGCCTCATCAAAGACAAGCAAACAGGACAGATTAGACTCTTCACCTTTATTCAGCTCTCATCTCCTCTG GAGGCTTCTCAGCTGCTCACCATTCTCCACAACCTTCAGCCACCTCTAAAACTGGACGGAAAAACAATTGGTGTGGACTATGCCAAGAGTGCGAGAAa AGACTCGGCTCTACCTGATGGGATCAGAGCTAGTGCTCTCTCTGTTGCCAACACAGCTATTGCTGCCGCTCAGTGGTCATCCAGCCAG TTACAGCAAGGTTCTGGTCCCACCTCTGACTACATTGCCCTTCCAGAGGGCTGTGCACAGCAGACACAGGTTC GACAGAATTATCAATTATGGCAGCAGCAGCCTGAAGCGTTGGCTCCTGTCTTCGGAGATGGGTTACTCTGAG CTGCTCCAGGAATGAAGACATTGATCCCTGCA GCTGCAGGTGTGGTCTTATCCCAGACGGCTCAGGTTTACCAACCTGTCATTATCAGCCAGCCTGCCATCCAG CCTCATCACTTAGTGTGGGCTGTTGATGCGGTACAGCCGATTGCTGGTGTTTGCTCCGCAACACCAGCAGCTTCCACGGTTGCAGCGGCCGTCGGTGCGGCCCCGACTGCTCACACAGCAG CTGCCCCTGACACCTCCGTGTACCAGTATGATGAGTCTTCAGGGTACTATTATGATCCACAGACTGGCCTGTACTATGATCCCAGCAGT AAGTACAGTCAGGACCATAAATATTTGGACAATGACACCATTTTCATCATGTTGGCTCTttacaccaccacaatggagGGCTTTGGACCATccaaagaggaagaaaggagagagtcTGCAGCTGCTGATGCCGATTTCTTCCTCTTTGAGAAAAAG AGCGACGTGGTTGCTGCTTACAACGGAGACAGTGACCCAGAGGAGGGCGGCTCGGAGAGAGCAGCAGGTGACGGGAGTCGGATGGTTTGTCTGCTGCGTCACCAGCAGCTCTCCGACCTCCACAAG CACAACTTGGAAATTCA AGAAGCGGAGCTGGAGAAGCTGGAGAGAAACAAACTGG AGCTGTAATGCAGAGACCGAGCTGCAGAGAGACGGGACAAGTACGGGGTTCCTGAACCTCCTGCTCAAAAGAAGAAATTCTATAAACCACCAACTCCAACAGT AAACTATGAACAGCCAACCAAAAACGGCCTCACAAGCGATAACATTGGAAACAAAATGTTGCAAGCGATGGGCTGGCAGGAAGACAAAGGTCTGGGGCGCCACCAACAGGACATCACGGCTCccatctcg GCTTCGTTAAGGACCAAG TGCACAGGCTGGGGTATTAAAGGAAGCTCATATGAACTCTCAGCATCCGACACCTACAAGGATGCTGTTCCAAAGGCCATGTTCACACTGGAGAGGGACACGTGGTCCTGCTAA